GATGCCTGATAGAACGGCAACATATACTGGTCGAAGCGCCCTAAAGACAGCGAGCTGGCGTTGGATTCGTATTGCAGAATGATGTTCATGTACCAGAACAACTGGCACGCCTGCCAGAATGTCTGTGGCTTATGTTCGGCGTTATGGCGGGAGATCTCCGCGATAGTCAGCAGTTCTTCGCGACGCTGGGCATCAGTGCAGTTTGCCGCCATCGTTTCCGCCAGTTCGGCGTAACGCAAAATGTGTTTCTGCGAGGCTTCGAGCAATAACAGCGCAGCCTGATAAAAGTGATTCTCCGGCTGTTGCTGGCAATGTTGCTGCATCTGCGCCACCAGCTCACCCAGCCCGTGATTCAGCAGGCGCGGGTAATCAATAATGATGTGCCCCTGGCCTTTATCTGTCTGGTTGATACTGAAAATCTGCGTGCTGGTCGCGACTTTTACTTCATCCGTCATCTGCCCGTTGATGAAATCTTTCATCGAACGTTTTTCCCAGTATGGGAACAGCTCTTCGCGGTAGATACGTTTATCTTCTTCACTAATGGCAAAGCGGTCCTGCGGTCGCGTCGGAAATTGATCCAGCTCTTTCAGCAGCCAGTAAGGGTCCATTTCCGGCGACATAATCCCGGCGCGCGGTTTTACGGTACGGTTACCAGCAATCAGTTCTTCATCACGAATCGAAATTTCAACATGTTCAAGGATATACGCTGTTGCTTTCGCCCGGCGCAATATCACTGGTTCGCCTTCGGTTTGCCGATGGCTGGCGGTATAAAGCAGCGCCCGCTCCAGCGAGATTTCACGGGTATTAGCAAACAGTGCAGTTTTAAGGCGAGAGATACGATTCGTCATGAGGAACTCCTGTGGGAAAGCGAACCCGCCCTTACGGGCGGGATAAGAACTTAAGCGGTTTGCGCCAGGTGAGCTTCAATTTTGCTCATAATGGCATCAGCGCGTTTTACCGCGTCGCTGATGTTGACGCGCACAATGGTCTTGCCAGCAAAACGCTCTTCAAACTTGATGCCGATATCTTTGGTCAGAATCACCATATCGGCGCTCGCCACGTCTTCCGCAGTCAGTTCATTTTCCAGACCAATCGAGCCCTGAGTTTCTACTTTCACTTCCCAACCTTTCGCTTTCGCAGCGCTTTCAAGCGCCTCTGCCGCCATATAAGTATGGGCAACACCAGATGGACATGCGGTTACTGCAATAATTTTCGTCATGGCTCGTTCCTCAATTAATTAATTTCAAAATCCAGATCCAGGTCGTCTTCCTTCTCATCAGTCGAAGGCCCATTTTTACGCGCCAGACTTTTCAGCACGTTCACACAAACTGCTGTCACTACTGCGATATAACCCAGCTTGCCTTCAACCACCGGCAGCACAATCAGACCACCCCAGCCTGCATAGCACTGCGCACCGACCAGCGCCGCAGTTACTGCACCACAAACTGAACCGACCATGATGGAAGGAATGACACGCAGCGGATCGGCAGCGGCGAAAGGAATCGCCCCTTCAGTAACACCAACGCACCCCATCACCAGCGCCGCTTTGCCGGTTTCGCGCTCTTCTGCAGAGAAATTTTTACGACCAATCAGCGTCGCCAGCCCCATGCCCAACGGTGGAACACAAATCCCAACAGCGGCAATAGCCACCACGGTATAAACACCCTGAGCAACGCAAATCAGCATGAAGGCATAGGCCACTTTGTTAACCGGACCGCCCATATCGAACGCCAGCATCAGCCCCATGATCACCGCCAGCATAACAATGCTGCCCTGCTGCATCCCCTGTAGCCACTGAGTCAGGCTGTTGGTCAACGCACCCACCGGCTCGCCCAGTCCCCACATCATGACACCAGCGGTAATCAGTGTGCCGACGATCGGAATGATGAAGATTGGCATCACCGAGCGCAGAACTTTATGCACCGGAATTTTCTTCAGATAATGCACCACGATGCCGCCGATAATCCCTGCGATCAGCGCACCAAAGAAGCCCGCGCCAAAGCTGTTACCAACCCAGGCACCGATGGCGCACGGAGCCAGCGCAGAACGTTCTGCAATGGAATAACCGATGTACGCTGCGAGGAAAGGCACCATCAGCGTCAACCCCGCAACGCCGATATCAAACAGTTTTTTTAGATTCGGATCGGCTACGGCATCCGGCACTGCGCCTTTGCCATACAACATGACGGAAACCGCCAGCAAAATACCGCCCGATACCACGAAGGGAATCATGTGTGAAACGCCCGTCATTAAATGCTGACGGGTATTTTTCAGGATCTGCACCAACTCATTCATAAGCTGCTCCCGGGCTTGTGAAAGCCCATGTCCATATTTTTGATGAAGGAAACAATAGGCAATCGCAGGCGGAGCAAACAGTGGATAAAAAGGCCATTTACTGGACTTTTGTAATATCAGTACAAAAATGCGATCCGCCTCATAACTTGCGATAACCCGGAAGCATGCCGCAGAACGGCGTCTTGTGAGACGCGTCGCAAATTGACGGTTACATTACATTTGTCCAGATTTTGGCAGATTTGTCACATGGCAGGCCGTTGCCGTGCGCTCTTATCCTGTAAACAGAAAACCGTACCGGGAGAGAGGCAATGGCCCTGATTGTGGAATTTATTTGTGAGCTACCTAACGGCGTACATGCGCGTCCGGCAAGCCACGTTGAAACGCTGTGTAATACTTTTTCATCACAAATTGAGTGGCATAACCTGCGCACTGACCGCAAGGGCAACGCCAAAAGCGCCCTTGCGCTGATTGGCACCGATACGCTGGTGGGCGATAGTTGCCAGTTACTAATTTCCGGGGCCGATGAACAGGAAGCGCATCAGCGTTTAAGCCAATGGCTGCGCGATGAATTTCCCCACTGCGACGCGCCGCTGGCGGAAGTAAAATCTGACGAACTGGAGCCGCTGCCGGTTTCATTAACCAACCTGAATCCGCGTATTATCCGCGCCCGCACCGTATGCAGTGGTAGCGCAGGCGGCATTCTGACGCCAATCTCTTCTTTAGATCTCAACGCGCTGGGTAACCTCCCCGCAACCAACGGCGTTGACGCCGAGCAATCCGCGCTGGAAAACGGCCTGACGCTGGTACTGAAAAACATTGAGTTTCGTCTGCTGGATAGCGACGGTGCTACCAGCGCGATTCTGGAAGCTCACCGATCATTAGCGAGCGATACCTCTCTACGTCAGCACTTACTGGCTGGCGTGAGCGAGGGATTAAGCTGCGCCGAAGCAATTGTTACCAGTGCAAATCACTTCTGCGAAGAGTTCGCTCGTTCCAGCAGCAGCTACCTGCAAGAACGCGCGCTGGATGTGCGCGATGTCTGCTTCCAGTTACTCCAGCAAATCTACGGCGAGAAACGCTTTCCGGCACCGGGCAAGCTAACGCAGCCCGCCATTTGTATGGCGGATGAACTGACCCCTAGCCAGTTCCTCGAACTGGATAAAAATCACCTCAAAGGATTGTTGCTCAAAAGCGGCGGCACCACCTCACACACGGTGATCCTTGCCCGTTCGTTCAACATTCCGACGCTGGTTGGTGTGGATATTGATGCCCTTACTCCGTGGCAGCATCAAACGATTTATATCGACGGCAACGCTGGGGCGATTGTGGTTGAGCCTGGAGAAGCCGTAGCCCGTTATTATCAGCAAGAAGCCCGCGTACAGAACGCCCTTCGTGAGCAACAGCGTGTCTGGCTGACCCAACAAGCCCGTACCGCTGACGGTATCCGCATTGAAATTGCCGCTAACATCGCTCACTCCGTCGAAGCGCAGGCCGCATTCGGCAATGGTGCGGAAGGCGTTGGTTTGTTCCGCACTGAAATGCTCTATATGGATCGCACCAGTGCACCGGGCGAAAGCGAGCTGTACAACATTTTTTGTCAGGCGCTGGAGTCCGCCAACGGACGCAGCATTATTGTGCGCACTATGGATATTGGCGGTGACAAACCCGTTGATTATCTGAATATTCCCGCAGAGGCAAACCCGTTCCTCGGTTATCGCGCCGTGCGTATTTATGAAGAGTACGCGTCGTTATTTACCACGCAGCTACGATCGATCCTGCGCGCCTCCGCTCATGGTAGCCTGAAAATCATGATCCCGATGATCTCTTCAATGGAAGAGATCTTATGGGTGAAAGAAAAACTGGCAGAAGCTAAACAGCAGCTGCGTAACGAACACATTCCGTTTGATGAAAAGATCCAGCTCGGTATCATGCTTGAAGTGCCGTCAGTAATGTTCATCATCGATCAATGCTGTGAAGAGATTGATTTCTTTAGTATTGGTAGTAATGATCTGACGCAATATCTGCTGGCAGTGGATCGCGATAACGCTAAGGTAACTCGTCACTACAACAGCCTGAATCCGGCATTCTTGCGGGCGCTTGATTACGCCGTGCAGGCAGTGCATCGCCAGGGCAAATGGATTGGTCTGTGCGGTGAACTTGGGGCGAAAGGTTCCGTGCTGCCGTTGCTGGTCGGTTTAGGGCTGGATGAGTTGAGCATGAGTGCACCGTCAATTCCGGCGGCGAAAGCGCGGATGGCGCAACTTGATAGCCGCGAATGCCGCCAGTTACTCAACCAGGCAATGGCCTGCCGTACTTCGCTGGAAGTGGAACACCTGCTGGCACAATTCCGCATGACGCAACAGGACGCACCGTTGGTCACCGCCGAGTGCATCACGCTGGAAAGCGACTGGCGCAGCAAAGAAGAAGTGCTCAAAGGCATGACCGATAACCTGCTGCTGGCGGGCCGCTGCCGCTATCCGCGTAAACTGGAAGCCGACTTGTGGGCGCGCGAGGCCGTTTTCTCTACCGGTCTGGGCTTTAGTTTTGCCATTCCACACAGCAAATCAGAACACATTGAGCAGTCCACCATCAGCGTGGCGCGTCTGCAAGCGCCAGTGCGCTGGGGCGATGATGAAGCACAATTCATCATTATGTTAACCCTTAACAAACACGCTGCCGGCGATCAGCATATGCGCATTTTCTCGCGCCTCGCTCGCCGCATCATGCACGAAGAATTCCGTAACGCGCTGGTTAACGCCGCCTCTGCCGACGCTATCGCCAGCCTGCTGCAACATGAACTGGAACTGTAAAAGGAAACATCATGGAACTGTATCTGGACACCGCTAACGTCGCAGAAGTCGAACGTCTGGCACGCATATTCCCGATTGCCGGGGTAACAACTAACCCGAGCATTATCGCGGCCAGCAAGGAGTCCATCTGGGAAGTGCTGCCGCGTTTGCAAAAAGCGATTGGTGATGAGGGTATTTTGTTTGCTCAGACCATGAGTCGTGACGCGCAGGGGATGGTGGAAGAAGCGAAGCGCCTGCGCGACGCCATTCCGGGCATCGTGGTGAAAATCCCGGTGACTTCCGAAGGTCTGGCTGCCATTAAGATGCTGAAAAAAGAGGGTATTACTACACTTGGCACCGCTGTATATAGCGCCGCACAAGGGTTATTAGCCGCGCTGGCAGGGGCAAAATATGTTGCTCCGTATGTTAACCGCGTCGACGCCCAGGGCGGTGACGGCATTCGTACGGTTCAGGAGCTGCAAGCGCTGTTGGAAATGCACGCGCCAGAAAGCATGGTGCTGGCTGCCAGCTTTAAAACACCGCGTCAGGCGCTGGATTGTTTGCTGGCAGGATGTGAGTCCATCACCCTACCCTTAGATGTAGCGCAACAAATGCTCAACACTCCTGCGGTAGAGTCGGCTATAGAGAAGTTTGAGCACGACTGGAATGCCGCATTTGGCACTACTCATCTCTAAAGGAGCAATTATGGACCGCATTATTCAATCACCGGGTAAATACATCCAGGGCGCAGATGTCATTAATCGTCTGGGCGAGTACCTGAAGCCGCTGGCAGAACGCTGGTTAGTGGTGGGTGACAAATTTGTTTTAGGTTTTGCTCAATCCACTGTCGAGAAAAGCTTTAAAGATGCTGGACTGGTAGTAGAAATTGCGCCGTTTGGCGGTGAATGTTCGCAAAATGAGATCGACCGTCTGCGTGGCATCGCGGAGACTGCGCAGTGTGGCGCAATTCTCGGTATCGGTGGCGGAAAAACCCTCGATACTGCCAAAGCGCTGGCACATTTCATGGGTGTTCCGGTAGCGATCGCACCGACTATTGCCTCTACCGACGCACCGTGCAGCGCGCTGTCTGTTATCTACACCGATGATGGTGAGTTTGACCGCTATTTGCTGTTGCCAAATAACCCGAATATGGTCATTGTCGACACCAAAATCGTCGCGGGCGCACCTGCACGTCTGTTAGCGGCGGGTATCGGCGATGCGCTGGCGACCTGGTTTGAAGCGCGTGCTTGCTCTCGTAGCGGTGCGACCACAATGGCGGGCGGTAAGTGTACTCAGGCAGCGCTGGCGCTGGCTGAACTGTGCTACAACACGCTGCTGGAAGAAGGCGAAAAAGCGATGCTTGCCGCCGAACAGCATGTAGTAACTCCAGCACTGGAACGCGTGATTGAAGCGAACACCTATTTGAGCGGCGTTGGCTTTGAAAGCGGTGGGCTGGCGGCGGCGCACGCGGTGCATAACGGCCTGACTGCAATCCCTGATGCCCATCACTATTATCATGGTGAAAAAGTGGCATTCGGTACGCTGACGCAGCTGGTTCTGGAAAATGCGCCGGTGGAAGAAATCGAAACCGTAGCTGCACTTAGCCATGCGGTAGGTTTGCCAATAACCCTCGCTCAACTGGATATTAAAGAAGATGTCCCGGCGAAAATGCGGATTGTGGCAGAAGCGGCATGTGCAGAAGGTGAAACCATCCACAACATGCCTGGCGGCGCGACGCCAGATCAGGTTTACGCCGCACTGCTGGTAGCCGACCAGTACGGTCAGCGTTTCCTGCAAGAGTGGGAATAATCTATGCCAAACTCCCGGCTTGTCCGGGAGTTTGAACGCAAAATTGCCTGATGCGCTACGCTTATCAGGCCTACGAAATATATGCAATGCATTGAATTTACGTGTTTTTTATGTCTGACAAGGCGTTCACGCCGCATCCGGCACTCTGTGCCATTAATCTGATACTCCCACGTTGTTCGGGAGTTTTTATCCGCTTCTGGACATTTTCTCCACAGAACAATCGTTAGCCCGGAAGGTCGAATCTGTGAATATTTTTTCACGGACGAAACAGATGAAAGCTTCACTGGCGTTGTTCAGTCTTCTGACGGTATTTACCAGTTACTCCTTAAAATCTCCCGCTGTTCCACCAACCGTGGTACAAATCCAGGCCAACACCAATCTTGCCATCGCAGACGGTGCCAGACAGCAAATTGGCAGCACGCTATTTTACGATCCGGCGTATGTGCAGCTTACTTATCCTGGCGGTGATGTCCCACAAGAACGCGGTGTATGTTCCGATGTGGTGATCCGCGCCCTGCGCAGCCAGAAGGTCGATTTGCAAAAACTGGTGCACGAAGATATGGCGAAGAATTTTGCCGATTATCCGCAAAAGTGGAAGTTAAAGCGCCCGGACAGCAACATCGATCACCGTCGGGTGCCTAATCTGGAAACCTGGTTTACCCGCCACGATAAAACGCGCCCCACCAGCAAAAACGCCAGTGACTACCAAGCGGGCGATATTGTCTCCTGGCGATTAGATAATGGGCTGGCACATATTGGGGTGGTTTCAGATGGCTTCGCCCGCGACGGTACGCCGCTGGTGATACATAACATTGGCGCAGGCGCGCAGGAAGAAGACGTGCTGTTTAGTTGGCAGATGGTGGGGCACTATCGGTATTTTGCTAAATGAGCGCTCGCCCCACCTGTAAAAAATTCAGATCCTTTTTACGCTGACGGTTTCTTTTTTCTTACGGCTCACCAGCGCCAGTGCCAGCACAATCAGCACAATGCCGCTACCTTCAACGGCCCCCGGATTTTCACCGAGCAGCCACCAGGAAAAGAGTACGCCGCAAACAGGAACTGCTAACGTGCTTAGGCTGGCGATACTGGCGGGTAAGTTTTTCAATACAAACAGCCATAAGCTCCAGGCCAGCGCTGTCGCCAGAATCGCACTGTAGGCCAGCGCCCAGAACACGGTGGGTTGCCAGTCAATTTCACGTTGCGGCACCAGTAAAGCGACCGCACTCATCACCAGCGCCGCATACAACATCTGCCAGGATGTTAACGACAATAAATCTACGCGCGGATGACGGGCGTAAAGGCGTTTAGCGACAATGGCACTCGCCCCCCAACTGACACCGGAGAGGATCGCCAGCATGGCGCTTTTCATCGAAGAGAAATTGAGTTGCCACGGCTGCAACACCAAAAATAAGCCGAAAGCGGCAATCAGAATCGCCAAATATTGCCCGCGTCGCAGGCGTTCACCGAGAAACAACGCGGCGAAAATCACCACCCAGAATGGCATGGTATAGCTCAGGATCGCCACCTTCCCCGCTCCGCCGCTCACCAGCGCCCACTGCGCCAGGCCAACCATCCCGCAGGTTTGTAACAGGGCAATGGCTAAGGTGTATTTAAAGGGCGTCGGGCGCATTCCGCGACCACGTAATAAAAGGACGATGAATAAAACGAGAGCGCCGAAAATGCAGCGTAAAGCGGTAAAGTCGAAGGCACCGATGTAGCTGGTGACTTGCTTCATGAAGATCCAGCTATAACTCCAGATAAGTGTGAGCACAACCAGGCCACTGATTGCCAGTGGGTTGCTCTTTCCTGCGGCAGACATGAGAGATCCAGTGTGTAGTTTTCCTGTGGACACTATACGCCGGTAAAAAAACTTCAGCGACTGCCAGACAGACAGTCGCTGAAGAAGGTCAGATTACAGCAGGTCGAAACGGTCGAGGTTCATCACTTTCACCCATGCCGCCACGAAGTCTTTAACAAATTTCTCGTGAGCATCACTGCTGGCATAAACTTCCGCCACCGCACGCAGGACTGAGTTAGAACCAAAGATCAGATCCGCACGGCTGGCCGTGTATTTCACTTCGCCGGTTTCACGGTCACGACCTTCGAACAGCTCTTTCGATTCGTCGGTCGCTTTCCACTCGTAACGCATATCCAGCAAGTTCACGAAGAAGTCATTGCTCAATACACCAACGCGGTCAGTGAAGACGCCATTTTTGCTGCCATCGAAGTTGGCACCCAGTACACGCATCCCGCCCACCAGCGCGGTCATTTCCGGCGCGGTCAGCGTCAGTTGCTGGGCTTTATCAATCAGCAGTGACTCAGTGGTGGAAACATCCAGACGAGCGCGGTAGTTACGGAAACCGTCAGCAATCGGCTCCAACAGCTCAAACATTTCAATGTCAGTTTGATCCTGACGCGCATCAACGCGACCCGGCGCAAACGGGACATGAATGCTCAAACCTGCGGCGCTTGCGGCTTTCTCTACGCCAACCACACCAGCCAGCACAATGATATCCGCCAGCGAAGCTTTGCCAGACTCTTTCTGAATTTTCTCCAGAACTGGCAGAGCACGAACGGCTGCGGCGTTCACATCCCAGTCGCGCTGCGGCATTAATGCCAGACGCGCACCGTTGGCACCACCACGTTTGTCGCCACCACGGAAGGTTGAAGCAGACGCCCAGGCCACCGACACCAGCTCACTAACAGACAGACCAGAATCCGCAATCGCGAATTTCAGATCGATAATATCCTGCTCGGTCGGGTTGTAGATCGGCTGCGGCAGCGGATCTTGCCAGATCAGATCTTCTTTCGGTACTTCCGGTCCGATGTAACGAGATTTCGGCCCCATATCCCTGTGCGTCAGTTTGAACCAGGCACGGGCAAAAGCTTCGTTGAACGCCTGCGGATCGTTGAGGAAGCGACGAGAGATCTTCTCGAACTCCGGATCAAAACGCAGCGTCAGGTCAGTCACCAGCATTGTCGGTTTACGTTTCTTCGACGGATCAAACGGATCCGGGATAATTTCCGGTGCGTCTACCGCTTCGAACTGGATTGCGCCAGCCGGGCTGCGAGTCTGTACCCACTCATATTTGAACAGGTTCTCGAAGAAATAGTTGCTCCACTGGGTCGGTGTCTGGGTCCAGACCACTTCCAGACCAGAGGTGATGGCATCTGCGCCAACGCCGCTGCCGTAAGTGCTCGACCAGCCTAAACCTTGTTCTTCAATCGGTGCAGCTTCTGGATCAGGACCTACGTTTGATGTCGGACCGGCACCGTGGGTTTTACCCAACGTATGACCACCCGCAATCAGCGCCACGGTTTCTTCGTCGTTCATGCCCATGTTGCCGAAGGTCGCGCGGATAGCTGCTGCCGCAGAAAGCGGTTCGCCGCTGTGATCCGGGCCTTCCGGGTTAACGTAAATCAGGCCCATCTCGGTTGCGCCCAGCGGTGCTTTCGCCAGTGCTTCCGGATGACGGTGAGTCAGCCAGGCTTTTTCATCACCCCAGTTAACGTCCAGATCCGGTTCCCAGACGTCTTCACGACCAGCACCAAAACCGAAGGTACGGAAGCCTGAGTTTTCCAGCGCCACGTTACCCGCGAGGATAAACAGGTCTGCCCAGGAGATTTTCTGACCATATTTCTGTTTGATTGGCCACAACAGACGACGCGCTTTATCGAGGCTGACGTTATCCGGCCATGAATTCAGCGGTGCAAAACGTTGCTGACCACGACCCGCGCCGCCGCGTCCGTCGATGGAACGGTAAGTACCCGCACCGTGCCAGGCCATACGAATAAACAGACCGGCGTAGCTGCCCCAGTCGGCGGGCCACCACGGTTGAGATTCTGTCAGCAGGGCTTTCAGATCTTTTTTCAGGCCGTAGTAATCTAATTTGCTGAATTCTTTGCGGTAGTCAAAGTCCTCACCCAGCGGGTTAGAACGATTAGAATGTTGGTTTAACAGGTCAACACGGAGTTGATTTGGCCACCAGTCGCGCGTGGTTGTGCCCCCACCCGCGCTCTGGTCGTGACCGCCCTGATGGAACGGGCATTTGCCAGTGGCTGTCGTGTTATGGATATCGTCTGACGTGCTCATCAATGTGCTCCCCTCTACAGTGTTACCGTTACGATACACAGCGTTAGAGAGAAGTTATAATTGAATTAATCCACGGATGCGATAGTTGAGATCTTACATATTGTTGGTTAAAGAGATGTAGATCAAATTGATCGTAATTAAGACTTTTTGATTATGTCCGATTTCGGACAAATGCTTTATAAAAAAGGTTTTAGCTTCGTATTCTTCAAGAAATGAGGGAGAAAACAAGGCTGACTACCTTATTTTCTCACTCGCATTTCGAGGCAGCATTTTGTGCTCTGTTTAAAATTTGTGATCACAGTGTGATTTTCACAAAAGGCACACTATTTATAAACCAGGACGAACACCCAGCGTATGGCAAATCGCATAACTCATTTCAGCGCGGTTAAGCGTATAGAAGTGGAAATCTTTCACTCCTTCACGGCTTAAAATCTTCACCATATCCATGGCAATATTCGCGCCCACCAGCTTGCGGGTTTCAGCGTCGTCGTCCAGCCCGTCAAACATTTGCGCCATCCACGCCGGAATACGCACGTTGGTCATGTCAGCGAATTTCTTCGCCTGTTTAAAGTTAGATACCGGCAAAATTCCCGGAATAATTTCCACATCAATACCCGCCGATACGCAGCGGTCACGAAAACGCAGGTAGCTTTCGACATCAAAGAAGAACTGAGTAATCGCGCGGTTGGCTCCGGCATCGACTTTGCGTTTCAGGTTGAGCAAATCCGCCTGAGCGCTTTTCGCTTCCGGATGTACTTCCGGATACGCCGCCACGGAGATATCGAAATCTGCCACTTCTTTTAACAGCGTCACCAGGTCAGAAGCATACATTTCCGGCTTACCGCTTCCCGGCGGCAGGTCGCCACGCAGCGCCACGATATGACGAATACCGTTATTCCAGTAGTCGCGTGCAATGGTGCGCAGCTCGTCGGGCGTCGCATCAATGCAAGTAAGATGCGGCGCCGCTTCCAGACCAGTGCGATCTTTAATGCCTTTAATAATGCTGTGCGTACGGTCGCGCTCGCCGGAGTTCGCGCCATAGGTCACCGATACAAACTTCGGTTTCAGACTGCTAAGGCGATCGATGGAGTTCCACAGGGTCTGCTCCATTTCACTGGTACGCGGCGGGAA
The nucleotide sequence above comes from Escherichia coli. Encoded proteins:
- the frwB gene encoding PTS fructose-like transporter subunit IIB, which translates into the protein MTKIIAVTACPSGVAHTYMAAEALESAAKAKGWEVKVETQGSIGLENELTAEDVASADMVILTKDIGIKFEERFAGKTIVRVNISDAVKRADAIMSKIEAHLAQTA
- the frwC gene encoding PTS fructose transporter subunit EIIC — protein: MNELVQILKNTRQHLMTGVSHMIPFVVSGGILLAVSVMLYGKGAVPDAVADPNLKKLFDIGVAGLTLMVPFLAAYIGYSIAERSALAPCAIGAWVGNSFGAGFFGALIAGIIGGIVVHYLKKIPVHKVLRSVMPIFIIPIVGTLITAGVMMWGLGEPVGALTNSLTQWLQGMQQGSIVMLAVIMGLMLAFDMGGPVNKVAYAFMLICVAQGVYTVVAIAAVGICVPPLGMGLATLIGRKNFSAEERETGKAALVMGCVGVTEGAIPFAAADPLRVIPSIMVGSVCGAVTAALVGAQCYAGWGGLIVLPVVEGKLGYIAVVTAVCVNVLKSLARKNGPSTDEKEDDLDLDFEIN
- the ptsP gene encoding phosphoenolpyruvate--protein phosphotransferase, which encodes MALIVEFICELPNGVHARPASHVETLCNTFSSQIEWHNLRTDRKGNAKSALALIGTDTLVGDSCQLLISGADEQEAHQRLSQWLRDEFPHCDAPLAEVKSDELEPLPVSLTNLNPRIIRARTVCSGSAGGILTPISSLDLNALGNLPATNGVDAEQSALENGLTLVLKNIEFRLLDSDGATSAILEAHRSLASDTSLRQHLLAGVSEGLSCAEAIVTSANHFCEEFARSSSSYLQERALDVRDVCFQLLQQIYGEKRFPAPGKLTQPAICMADELTPSQFLELDKNHLKGLLLKSGGTTSHTVILARSFNIPTLVGVDIDALTPWQHQTIYIDGNAGAIVVEPGEAVARYYQQEARVQNALREQQRVWLTQQARTADGIRIEIAANIAHSVEAQAAFGNGAEGVGLFRTEMLYMDRTSAPGESELYNIFCQALESANGRSIIVRTMDIGGDKPVDYLNIPAEANPFLGYRAVRIYEEYASLFTTQLRSILRASAHGSLKIMIPMISSMEEILWVKEKLAEAKQQLRNEHIPFDEKIQLGIMLEVPSVMFIIDQCCEEIDFFSIGSNDLTQYLLAVDRDNAKVTRHYNSLNPAFLRALDYAVQAVHRQGKWIGLCGELGAKGSVLPLLVGLGLDELSMSAPSIPAAKARMAQLDSRECRQLLNQAMACRTSLEVEHLLAQFRMTQQDAPLVTAECITLESDWRSKEEVLKGMTDNLLLAGRCRYPRKLEADLWAREAVFSTGLGFSFAIPHSKSEHIEQSTISVARLQAPVRWGDDEAQFIIMLTLNKHAAGDQHMRIFSRLARRIMHEEFRNALVNAASADAIASLLQHELEL
- the fsa gene encoding fructose-6-phosphate aldolase, translated to MELYLDTANVAEVERLARIFPIAGVTTNPSIIAASKESIWEVLPRLQKAIGDEGILFAQTMSRDAQGMVEEAKRLRDAIPGIVVKIPVTSEGLAAIKMLKKEGITTLGTAVYSAAQGLLAALAGAKYVAPYVNRVDAQGGDGIRTVQELQALLEMHAPESMVLAASFKTPRQALDCLLAGCESITLPLDVAQQMLNTPAVESAIEKFEHDWNAAFGTTHL
- the gldA gene encoding bifunctional L-1,2-propanediol dehydrogenase/glycerol dehydrogenase; amino-acid sequence: MDRIIQSPGKYIQGADVINRLGEYLKPLAERWLVVGDKFVLGFAQSTVEKSFKDAGLVVEIAPFGGECSQNEIDRLRGIAETAQCGAILGIGGGKTLDTAKALAHFMGVPVAIAPTIASTDAPCSALSVIYTDDGEFDRYLLLPNNPNMVIVDTKIVAGAPARLLAAGIGDALATWFEARACSRSGATTMAGGKCTQAALALAELCYNTLLEEGEKAMLAAEQHVVTPALERVIEANTYLSGVGFESGGLAAAHAVHNGLTAIPDAHHYYHGEKVAFGTLTQLVLENAPVEEIETVAALSHAVGLPITLAQLDIKEDVPAKMRIVAEAACAEGETIHNMPGGATPDQVYAALLVADQYGQRFLQEWE
- the yijF gene encoding DUF1287 domain-containing protein encodes the protein MKASLALFSLLTVFTSYSLKSPAVPPTVVQIQANTNLAIADGARQQIGSTLFYDPAYVQLTYPGGDVPQERGVCSDVVIRALRSQKVDLQKLVHEDMAKNFADYPQKWKLKRPDSNIDHRRVPNLETWFTRHDKTRPTSKNASDYQAGDIVSWRLDNGLAHIGVVSDGFARDGTPLVIHNIGAGAQEEDVLFSWQMVGHYRYFAK
- the yijE gene encoding cystine transporter YijE, coding for MSAAGKSNPLAISGLVVLTLIWSYSWIFMKQVTSYIGAFDFTALRCIFGALVLFIVLLLRGRGMRPTPFKYTLAIALLQTCGMVGLAQWALVSGGAGKVAILSYTMPFWVVIFAALFLGERLRRGQYLAILIAAFGLFLVLQPWQLNFSSMKSAMLAILSGVSWGASAIVAKRLYARHPRVDLLSLTSWQMLYAALVMSAVALLVPQREIDWQPTVFWALAYSAILATALAWSLWLFVLKNLPASIASLSTLAVPVCGVLFSWWLLGENPGAVEGSGIVLIVLALALVSRKKKETVSVKRI
- the katG gene encoding catalase/peroxidase HPI translates to MSTSDDIHNTTATGKCPFHQGGHDQSAGGGTTTRDWWPNQLRVDLLNQHSNRSNPLGEDFDYRKEFSKLDYYGLKKDLKALLTESQPWWPADWGSYAGLFIRMAWHGAGTYRSIDGRGGAGRGQQRFAPLNSWPDNVSLDKARRLLWPIKQKYGQKISWADLFILAGNVALENSGFRTFGFGAGREDVWEPDLDVNWGDEKAWLTHRHPEALAKAPLGATEMGLIYVNPEGPDHSGEPLSAAAAIRATFGNMGMNDEETVALIAGGHTLGKTHGAGPTSNVGPDPEAAPIEEQGLGWSSTYGSGVGADAITSGLEVVWTQTPTQWSNYFFENLFKYEWVQTRSPAGAIQFEAVDAPEIIPDPFDPSKKRKPTMLVTDLTLRFDPEFEKISRRFLNDPQAFNEAFARAWFKLTHRDMGPKSRYIGPEVPKEDLIWQDPLPQPIYNPTEQDIIDLKFAIADSGLSVSELVSVAWASASTFRGGDKRGGANGARLALMPQRDWDVNAAAVRALPVLEKIQKESGKASLADIIVLAGVVGVEKAASAAGLSIHVPFAPGRVDARQDQTDIEMFELLEPIADGFRNYRARLDVSTTESLLIDKAQQLTLTAPEMTALVGGMRVLGANFDGSKNGVFTDRVGVLSNDFFVNLLDMRYEWKATDESKELFEGRDRETGEVKYTASRADLIFGSNSVLRAVAEVYASSDAHEKFVKDFVAAWVKVMNLDRFDLL